Proteins from one uncultured Cohaesibacter sp. genomic window:
- a CDS encoding polyprenyl synthetase family protein — protein MSVVPPLNETNKSQASIQPLIDLVKQDMSRVNDLILEKAGSDVEMIPEVAKHLIDSGGKRLRPMLTLAAANMCGYDGASAAGHVKLAMAVEFMHTATLLHDDVVDESDMRRGKLAARMLWGNQASVLVGDFLLGQAFRVMVDVGSIRALDVLSTAACVIAEGEVLQLSVAQNMKTTVDDYMQVIRSKTAALFAAACEVGPIITASDETKISALRDYGMELGNAFQLIDDALDYGGSAAALGKNVGDDFREGKITLPVIMAYERGSEEDKAFWKRVMEERKDVTDGALDFAMGLLKKTNALEDTLKQARTHGATAIAALDVFEDSAYKSALIDAVEFCIARGH, from the coding sequence GTGAGCGTTGTCCCACCTCTCAATGAGACAAATAAATCCCAAGCCAGCATTCAGCCGCTTATCGACCTGGTGAAACAGGATATGAGCCGCGTGAATGATCTGATTCTCGAAAAAGCTGGCTCGGATGTCGAAATGATTCCGGAAGTGGCCAAGCATCTGATCGATTCAGGGGGCAAGCGCCTGCGCCCGATGCTGACCCTCGCCGCAGCCAACATGTGCGGCTATGACGGTGCCAGTGCGGCCGGTCACGTAAAGCTGGCCATGGCCGTTGAATTCATGCATACGGCCACCTTGCTGCATGATGATGTGGTCGACGAGAGCGACATGCGCCGGGGCAAGCTTGCCGCCCGTATGCTCTGGGGCAATCAGGCCAGCGTTCTGGTTGGCGACTTCCTGCTTGGTCAGGCCTTCCGCGTGATGGTGGATGTCGGCTCCATCCGGGCGCTAGATGTGCTTTCTACGGCAGCTTGTGTCATCGCCGAGGGCGAGGTTTTGCAGCTGTCCGTGGCTCAGAACATGAAGACCACGGTAGACGATTACATGCAGGTCATCCGCTCAAAGACTGCAGCCCTGTTTGCAGCCGCTTGCGAGGTGGGCCCGATCATTACGGCAAGCGATGAAACCAAGATCTCGGCCCTGCGCGACTATGGCATGGAACTGGGCAACGCCTTCCAGCTGATCGACGATGCGCTGGATTATGGCGGATCGGCAGCCGCACTTGGCAAGAATGTCGGCGATGATTTCCGCGAAGGCAAAATCACTCTGCCGGTGATCATGGCCTATGAGCGTGGCTCGGAAGAGGACAAGGCTTTCTGGAAGCGGGTGATGGAAGAGCGCAAGGATGTCACCGACGGTGCGCTAGACTTTGCCATGGGGCTTCTGAAGAAAACCAACGCGCTGGAAGATACACTGAAGCAGGCCCGCACCCACGGCGCCACGGCCATTGCCGCTCTGGATGTGTTCGAGGATAGCGCCTATAAGTCAGCGCTCATCGATGCGGTGGAATTCTGCATTGCGCGCGGGCACTGA
- a CDS encoding tetratricopeptide repeat protein, protein MLIGPASLAGATTEAPENTPVSIPEALSDVPTTLTGTYLSARLAQDEQDLELAAHFYAQALEKDPENLLLLERNFALMLATGRHDEAFALADKMAAMSNHPAAKKAKDGVEAQEEEVSAETSELTARIAPMIHLALGVKALKGRNYSSASIQFQNGVKIMQDNPVQLIARSPLRRNLNDPRLLSASAQYGPFALISQTVLEAWASIGQDRGNLPKALEMLKADEESEVNQFFFSLHAGLVASYAKDYTKATSLLQQSLDADPNSLATATALVNNLLKAGNEKRASQVIEEFAASAADVEEKQWLMTTFSAMKPIASTIRTPQDGAAEYFSTLGNALTEEGAIEGGALYLQFADYLRPNNDMTSFSLARLLERVEKNELALARYDTIKTTSPVYRKAQRRGAFVLARLDRPDEAIDRLKTLLEGDYSDLETVSVLSRIYQSERRFQDSVDILTRGLNSIKVKRDIHWSLYFLRGSAYDQLKEWPKTEEDMLAALKLFPNQPTVLNYLGYSWVDRGLNLDKAIEMIRQAVALRPFDGFFVDSLGWAHYRLEQYEEAVNFLERAVELRPEDPTITDHLGDAYWRAGRKNEATFQWQRVKTMQPDEDLLKSVDDKIANGLAD, encoded by the coding sequence TTGTTGATAGGACCGGCCTCACTGGCCGGAGCGACCACCGAAGCGCCCGAGAATACGCCGGTATCCATTCCAGAGGCTTTGTCTGATGTGCCGACCACCCTGACGGGCACTTATCTTTCAGCGCGCTTGGCACAGGATGAACAGGATCTGGAGCTGGCGGCGCATTTCTATGCACAGGCACTTGAAAAAGATCCCGAGAATTTACTGCTGCTGGAGCGAAACTTTGCCCTGATGCTGGCAACCGGTCGCCATGATGAAGCCTTTGCGCTTGCAGACAAGATGGCCGCCATGAGCAACCATCCTGCCGCCAAGAAGGCTAAAGACGGCGTAGAGGCACAAGAGGAAGAAGTCTCGGCGGAGACCAGCGAGCTGACCGCACGCATTGCCCCCATGATCCATCTGGCACTGGGTGTCAAAGCCCTCAAGGGCCGGAATTATTCCAGTGCGTCAATCCAGTTTCAGAATGGCGTGAAGATCATGCAGGACAATCCAGTCCAGTTGATCGCGCGTTCGCCCCTGCGGCGGAACCTCAATGACCCGCGCCTGCTGAGTGCCTCCGCGCAATATGGCCCCTTTGCCCTCATCTCACAGACCGTTCTGGAAGCATGGGCGAGCATCGGGCAGGATCGGGGCAATCTTCCCAAAGCGCTGGAAATGCTCAAGGCTGATGAAGAGAGCGAGGTCAACCAGTTCTTCTTCTCGCTTCATGCTGGCCTCGTGGCGTCTTATGCCAAAGATTACACCAAGGCGACATCCCTGCTTCAGCAGAGCCTTGATGCCGACCCCAATTCTCTGGCAACGGCCACCGCCCTCGTCAACAACCTGCTTAAGGCAGGCAATGAAAAACGGGCCAGCCAGGTTATCGAAGAATTTGCTGCCAGCGCCGCTGACGTGGAAGAGAAACAATGGCTGATGACCACCTTCTCTGCCATGAAGCCGATCGCTAGCACCATTCGCACACCACAAGACGGTGCCGCAGAATATTTTTCGACCCTTGGCAATGCGCTGACCGAAGAAGGCGCCATTGAAGGTGGGGCGCTCTATTTGCAATTTGCCGACTATCTGCGCCCGAATAATGATATGACCAGTTTTTCTTTGGCGCGCTTGCTCGAACGCGTTGAGAAGAATGAACTGGCCCTTGCCCGCTATGACACCATCAAGACCACCAGCCCGGTCTATCGCAAAGCCCAACGTCGCGGAGCCTTTGTTCTGGCGCGGCTGGATCGCCCCGACGAGGCCATTGATCGGCTCAAGACGCTTCTGGAAGGGGACTATTCCGATCTGGAGACCGTCTCGGTGCTCTCGCGGATCTATCAGTCAGAAAGACGCTTTCAGGATTCGGTTGATATCCTGACCCGTGGGCTGAACAGCATCAAGGTCAAGCGAGACATCCACTGGTCGCTCTACTTCCTGCGTGGCTCTGCCTATGATCAACTCAAGGAATGGCCAAAGACCGAGGAAGACATGCTGGCGGCGCTCAAGCTGTTCCCCAATCAGCCAACGGTGCTGAACTATCTGGGCTATAGCTGGGTGGATCGCGGACTGAATCTCGACAAGGCCATCGAAATGATCCGTCAGGCTGTGGCGTTGCGCCCGTTTGATGGTTTCTTCGTGGATTCACTCGGCTGGGCCCATTATCGCCTCGAGCAATATGAAGAGGCGGTCAACTTCCTTGAAAGGGCGGTGGAACTGCGTCCTGAAGACCCGACCATCACGGACCATCTGGGCGACGCCTATTGGCGGGCTGGCCGCAAGAATGAGGCCACCTTCCAGTGGCAGCGCGTCAAGACCATGCAGCCTGATGAAGACCTGCTTAAATCGGTCGATGACAAGATCGCCAACGGCCTCGCTGACTGA
- a CDS encoding arsenate reductase ArsC, translating into MQNVLFLCTGNSSRSLMAEAILGRMGQGRFKAFSAGSQPAGQPNPWAIQLLEQFGYQICRLRSKNWSEYSRPGCPQMDHIITVCDRAAGETCPIWPGNPSTAHWGIADPAAEVGDDKDMQLAFLTAYAHLSDRIGRFVALPIESMDAETLRQAMQEIGNLSGATGDHI; encoded by the coding sequence ATGCAGAATGTGCTATTTTTATGTACTGGCAATTCATCCCGCTCTCTCATGGCCGAGGCCATTCTCGGGCGTATGGGGCAGGGGCGTTTCAAGGCCTTTTCCGCAGGCAGTCAGCCAGCTGGTCAGCCCAACCCGTGGGCCATCCAGTTACTTGAACAGTTTGGCTATCAGATCTGTCGGCTGCGCTCGAAAAACTGGAGCGAATATAGCCGTCCGGGATGTCCGCAGATGGATCATATCATCACGGTCTGTGACAGGGCGGCGGGTGAAACCTGCCCCATCTGGCCTGGCAACCCCTCCACCGCGCATTGGGGCATTGCCGACCCTGCTGCTGAAGTGGGGGACGACAAGGATATGCAACTGGCATTCCTGACGGCCTATGCGCACCTGTCCGATCGCATCGGCCGCTTTGTCGCTCTGCCCATCGAAAGCATGGATGCAGAAACCCTGCGTCAGGCAATGCAAGAGATCGGCAATCTTTCGGGAGCAACCGGAGACCACATTTAA
- a CDS encoding DUF2007 domain-containing protein: MEELIKTNNPVTLSFVEALLKDAGIPYQSLDHNMSTLYGNTLNSIARRILVDSDYLERARQLLRDADLEKEADWSLGE, encoded by the coding sequence GTGGAAGAACTCATCAAGACGAACAATCCAGTGACCCTTTCCTTCGTGGAAGCCCTGCTCAAGGATGCCGGTATTCCCTATCAGTCTCTCGATCACAATATGAGCACGCTTTACGGCAACACCCTCAATTCCATTGCGCGCCGCATTCTGGTGGATTCCGATTATCTGGAGCGCGCGCGCCAGTTGTTGCGCGATGCGGATCTGGAAAAAGAAGCGGACTGGTCGCTCGGCGAGTAA
- a CDS encoding DUF3422 domain-containing protein has protein sequence MADTQTRLAKARLNHSQRAPMIAEMHARPFLKLGAPSRLAFIALKPEEDGIHTPALAREQLIAFLDQFDVEHPRDDAVYHIAQIGEEEGGMILKWENHSEFATYTLYSYAPRPDHLGPDSFATDLHDHFTIEWLEAFPGRIVSSVSARIEQVQNQTALEEQISGVAHSWFGSASSFAAAYVSDGDAAIAADFDLDHRGQIRLVVLACSEVSSSRLGRIIQRFLEVETYRAMSMLTLPAARHVLGNIKDLNIKLSETVARIGDEKESDKVVLDELLGISADLSLLSTSSSSRFNAGRAYEDLVMQRIELLREKRILDRQLFSEFMKRRYMPSMRTCRSAQYQLDDMTFRAAHASELLGTRVQVTTTDQNRQLLAQMDRRAALQIRLQETVEGLSVVAISYYAVSLLTYLLTPLAKAIHLEKTTMAAALVVPVVALIWLSMNRLKKRLIRKTGKGD, from the coding sequence GTGGCTGACACACAGACCAGACTGGCCAAGGCGCGCCTCAATCATAGCCAGCGCGCGCCAATGATTGCCGAGATGCATGCACGCCCTTTCCTCAAACTGGGAGCTCCCAGCCGACTGGCCTTCATTGCGCTTAAGCCGGAAGAGGATGGCATCCACACACCGGCATTGGCCCGCGAGCAGCTGATTGCCTTTCTCGATCAATTCGATGTGGAGCATCCGCGCGATGATGCCGTTTATCACATCGCTCAAATCGGCGAGGAAGAGGGGGGCATGATTCTGAAGTGGGAAAACCACTCAGAATTCGCCACCTATACACTCTATAGCTACGCACCCCGACCCGATCATCTGGGGCCGGACAGCTTTGCCACGGATCTGCATGATCATTTCACCATCGAATGGTTGGAGGCCTTCCCGGGCCGGATTGTCTCTTCGGTATCGGCTCGCATCGAACAGGTGCAGAATCAGACCGCGCTTGAAGAACAGATCTCCGGTGTGGCTCATAGCTGGTTCGGCTCGGCTTCAAGCTTTGCCGCCGCCTATGTCAGCGATGGCGATGCGGCTATTGCGGCTGATTTCGATCTGGACCACAGAGGGCAAATCAGGCTGGTGGTTTTGGCTTGCAGCGAAGTCAGTTCCAGCCGTCTGGGGCGCATCATCCAGCGCTTTCTGGAGGTGGAAACCTACCGCGCCATGTCCATGTTGACGCTGCCAGCGGCTCGCCATGTGCTTGGCAACATCAAGGATCTGAATATAAAGCTCAGCGAGACAGTCGCCCGGATCGGTGACGAGAAGGAAAGTGACAAGGTGGTGCTTGACGAATTGCTGGGCATCTCTGCAGACCTTTCGCTCCTGTCCACCAGCAGTTCCTCACGCTTCAATGCCGGTCGCGCCTATGAAGACCTGGTCATGCAGCGTATCGAGCTTTTGCGCGAGAAGCGCATTCTGGATCGGCAGCTCTTTTCCGAATTCATGAAACGGCGTTACATGCCCAGCATGCGCACCTGTCGCTCGGCACAATATCAGCTCGACGACATGACCTTTCGTGCCGCCCATGCTTCGGAATTGCTGGGTACGCGGGTTCAGGTGACCACCACCGACCAGAACCGGCAATTGCTGGCCCAGATGGATCGGCGGGCTGCGCTTCAGATCCGCTTGCAGGAAACGGTGGAGGGCCTGTCCGTGGTGGCCATTTCCTATTATGCCGTCAGCTTGCTCACCTACTTGCTCACGCCCTTGGCCAAGGCCATCCATCTGGAGAAAACCACGATGGCCGCAGCCCTCGTTGTCCCTGTCGTAGCCCTCATCTGGCTTTCGATGAACCGGCTCAAAAAACGGCTTATTCGCAAAACAGGCAAGGGCGATTAG
- a CDS encoding methyltransferase, giving the protein MPSNSAVPASAPAPLLTNVPTVPAAGVPADVAMSEDDFLGGRISLLQPRKGHHRSGTDAVLLAACTPAKPGDLVVDLGSGVGAAGLCVAARVGGLRLLAVEIDPEIAAIAAANMARSKAFLAQASAISCDVALRGEPRKAAGLVENLADHVIANPPYYRPEKFQTSPNEARATAHMLTDEGMEPWFRTAVSILKSKGTFTVVQRADELPTLLKLMEGRFGGITVQPFLAREGEAAHRVVIQGRKQSRAPFRLLPTIALHDAGSDTPGAQIEAVHRHGAAIDLG; this is encoded by the coding sequence ATGCCTTCCAATTCAGCCGTGCCCGCATCCGCTCCCGCTCCCTTGCTGACCAACGTGCCGACGGTACCAGCCGCTGGCGTCCCGGCAGATGTCGCAATGAGTGAGGATGATTTTCTCGGTGGGCGCATTTCGCTCCTGCAGCCGAGAAAGGGGCATCATCGCTCGGGCACGGATGCGGTGTTGCTGGCGGCCTGCACGCCCGCAAAACCGGGCGATCTGGTGGTCGATCTGGGCTCGGGGGTGGGCGCTGCGGGCCTCTGTGTGGCGGCGCGGGTCGGTGGCCTTCGACTGCTTGCGGTTGAAATCGATCCAGAGATCGCGGCCATCGCTGCGGCCAACATGGCCCGCTCCAAGGCCTTTCTCGCTCAGGCTTCGGCCATCAGCTGCGATGTCGCCTTGCGGGGCGAGCCGCGCAAAGCGGCCGGGCTTGTCGAAAATCTCGCCGACCATGTCATCGCCAATCCGCCTTACTATCGGCCTGAGAAATTCCAGACCTCCCCCAACGAGGCACGCGCCACGGCGCATATGTTAACCGACGAGGGTATGGAGCCGTGGTTTCGAACCGCTGTTTCCATCCTCAAGAGCAAAGGCACTTTCACCGTTGTCCAGCGGGCAGATGAATTGCCCACGCTGCTTAAACTGATGGAAGGGCGCTTCGGAGGCATCACTGTGCAGCCCTTCTTGGCGCGAGAAGGCGAGGCTGCCCATCGGGTGGTTATTCAGGGCAGGAAGCAATCCCGCGCACCGTTCCGCCTGTTGCCAACCATCGCCCTGCATGATGCTGGCTCAGACACCCCCGGCGCACAGATAGAAGCCGTTCACCGCCATGGGGCGGCGATTGATCTGGGGTGA
- a CDS encoding MIP/aquaporin family protein, protein MAYTLRAQLLAEFLGTGILLCTIIGSGIMTGSLSPDNAGVALFGNTVPPAAILFVLITIFAPISGAHFNPAVTLTFVVRKEFPPRKALMFVAMQLLGAVAGTMLANFMFSEPLISMATYQRFGPQQWVGELVATGGLLLTILVCMQTKPQSIPPAVTLYVTAAIWFTSSTCFANPAVSIGRAFSDTYAGLRLQDGIVFAVCQLLAVFLVLPLVKLVLEQK, encoded by the coding sequence ATGGCTTATACTCTGAGGGCTCAGCTTTTGGCTGAATTCTTGGGCACAGGAATACTTCTTTGTACCATCATCGGTTCCGGCATCATGACCGGCAGTCTTTCTCCAGACAATGCAGGCGTCGCGCTCTTTGGCAACACAGTGCCTCCGGCTGCGATCCTGTTCGTCCTCATCACTATCTTTGCCCCCATTTCGGGTGCGCATTTCAATCCGGCGGTGACGCTCACTTTTGTCGTGCGTAAGGAATTCCCTCCACGCAAGGCGCTGATGTTTGTCGCCATGCAGCTTCTTGGTGCCGTGGCCGGAACGATGCTGGCCAACTTCATGTTCAGCGAACCGCTTATTTCCATGGCAACCTATCAACGCTTCGGCCCTCAGCAATGGGTGGGCGAGCTGGTTGCCACAGGAGGGCTGTTGCTCACGATCCTTGTCTGCATGCAAACCAAGCCTCAATCGATCCCTCCAGCCGTTACGCTTTATGTGACGGCGGCGATCTGGTTTACCTCATCCACCTGTTTTGCCAATCCGGCTGTTTCCATCGGGCGGGCCTTCTCGGATACATATGCAGGGCTCCGACTACAGGATGGAATTGTCTTTGCCGTGTGTCAGTTGCTCGCTGTCTTTCTCGTCTTGCCGCTCGTCAAACTGGTGCTTGAACAAAAATAG
- a CDS encoding S49 family peptidase produces MKYIRKAIPNSILPEKWTKEPVVIPVVRMVGPIMVNQGGPMRSHLNMASIAGPLQKAFDIKDAPAVAIAINSPGGSPVQSRLIHERIRQLAIEKKKDVIVFCEDAAASGGYMIAVAGDVIVADPSSIVGSIGVVSGGFGFVDAIEKLGIERRIYTAGTQKAMLDPFKPENPEHLAHLDELLQDLFESFKELVRGRRGDKLTESEDKLFTGAFWTGNKALDYGLVDELGDMNSYLKRRFGEDTKLKLISQSSGFFSLFHSSSLSMGASHNASVGDPVDRIAAGLSADKILASLEERALWSRIGL; encoded by the coding sequence ATGAAATATATCAGGAAAGCCATTCCCAACAGCATTCTCCCTGAAAAATGGACGAAAGAGCCGGTAGTCATCCCTGTGGTTCGCATGGTTGGCCCTATCATGGTCAATCAGGGCGGTCCGATGCGGTCGCATCTGAATATGGCCTCCATCGCAGGGCCTTTGCAAAAAGCCTTCGATATCAAGGACGCGCCCGCTGTGGCGATTGCCATCAACAGTCCGGGGGGCTCACCGGTGCAAAGCCGTCTCATTCACGAGCGCATCCGGCAGTTGGCCATCGAGAAGAAAAAGGACGTCATCGTCTTTTGTGAAGACGCGGCAGCGTCCGGTGGTTACATGATCGCTGTTGCTGGCGATGTTATCGTTGCTGACCCCAGCTCCATTGTTGGATCAATCGGTGTTGTGTCTGGTGGTTTCGGCTTTGTCGATGCCATCGAAAAGCTCGGCATTGAGCGGCGCATCTATACGGCAGGCACACAGAAAGCGATGCTCGACCCCTTCAAGCCGGAAAATCCAGAGCATCTGGCCCATCTGGATGAATTGCTTCAGGATCTATTCGAAAGCTTCAAGGAGTTGGTGCGGGGGCGCCGTGGCGACAAGCTGACCGAATCCGAGGACAAACTCTTTACCGGTGCTTTCTGGACCGGCAACAAGGCGCTGGACTATGGCCTCGTTGATGAGTTGGGCGACATGAACAGCTATCTCAAGCGCCGCTTTGGCGAAGATACCAAGCTGAAACTGATTTCCCAGTCTTCCGGTTTCTTCAGCCTGTTCCATTCCAGTTCGCTCTCCATGGGGGCAAGTCACAACGCATCTGTGGGCGATCCGGTTGATCGCATCGCGGCAGGGCTGTCAGCTGACAAAATCCTTGCAAGCCTTGAAGAACGCGCATTATGGTCCCGCATCGGATTGTAA
- a CDS encoding GNAT family N-acetyltransferase, whose product MANKEDAGALAALCIEVWLHTYCRPGIPPVFAAYALETFTPANMAALIADKDQHLLVDGVDYAGQEGLRGYLRWCCPSKRPLPACPAAEIDTLYVRERHKGQGIGSALLEASYADMRQAGHKEAFLSANAENKEAVSYYLAKGFKTLGESWFEIEDGRYLNFVMQKEFGI is encoded by the coding sequence ATGGCAAACAAGGAGGATGCCGGCGCACTGGCGGCGCTCTGCATCGAGGTCTGGCTGCATACCTATTGCCGCCCCGGTATTCCGCCGGTTTTTGCGGCTTATGCGCTGGAAACCTTCACGCCTGCTAACATGGCAGCGCTGATTGCGGACAAAGACCAGCATTTGCTGGTTGATGGGGTGGACTATGCCGGACAGGAAGGATTGCGTGGCTATTTGCGCTGGTGTTGCCCTTCAAAGCGGCCGCTCCCAGCCTGCCCCGCAGCGGAAATTGACACGCTTTATGTGCGCGAGCGCCATAAGGGGCAAGGCATTGGCTCAGCACTGCTAGAGGCAAGCTACGCTGACATGCGCCAGGCCGGGCATAAAGAAGCCTTTCTCAGCGCCAATGCAGAGAATAAGGAAGCGGTTTCCTACTATCTGGCCAAAGGCTTTAAAACGCTTGGAGAAAGCTGGTTTGAGATTGAAGACGGGCGCTATCTCAATTTCGTCATGCAGAAAGAGTTTGGCATATAG
- a CDS encoding 4-(cytidine 5'-diphospho)-2-C-methyl-D-erythritol kinase, producing the protein MTKTATDQSILTLTAPAKINLALHITGQRDDGYHLLESLVVFGGAQDRIQFKPSRHLHLSVKGAFAEGLRQEPDNLMVRAARLLAAELKCRPEAEMTLDKSLPISAGIGGGSSDAAATLLGLLRLWQRTINDDKLRMIALKLGADVPMCLEGSCLIAGGVGDELSAGPRLPRDLGMVLINPRVPISTPSIFKSLKRKDNKPMGPVPSAFLSAVALADWLDDQRNDLEMAAIEQAPVIETVLQALEDDGDCLFARMSGSGATCFGLFASVKHAEYAARRLAFSHPNWWVSHGGVQ; encoded by the coding sequence ATGACCAAAACGGCAACAGACCAATCCATCCTCACCTTGACCGCACCAGCGAAGATCAATCTCGCGTTGCATATCACGGGTCAGAGGGACGATGGTTATCACTTGCTGGAGTCACTGGTGGTTTTTGGCGGAGCTCAAGATCGCATCCAGTTCAAGCCTTCGCGGCATTTGCATCTGTCGGTCAAGGGGGCCTTTGCCGAAGGGCTGCGACAGGAGCCGGACAATCTGATGGTTCGGGCTGCGCGTTTGCTGGCTGCCGAACTCAAATGCAGGCCGGAAGCGGAGATGACGCTGGATAAATCCCTGCCCATTTCCGCTGGTATCGGCGGCGGCTCTTCGGATGCGGCGGCGACGCTGCTGGGTCTCTTGCGTCTGTGGCAACGGACGATCAATGATGACAAGCTGCGCATGATTGCCCTTAAGCTGGGCGCGGATGTGCCCATGTGTCTTGAAGGTTCCTGCCTCATTGCAGGCGGTGTCGGCGACGAGCTGAGCGCAGGCCCCCGACTACCCAGAGATCTGGGCATGGTGCTGATCAATCCGCGCGTGCCGATTTCCACGCCAAGCATATTCAAAAGCCTCAAGCGCAAGGACAACAAGCCTATGGGACCTGTGCCCTCTGCCTTTCTCTCGGCAGTTGCTCTGGCAGACTGGCTTGACGATCAGCGCAATGATCTGGAGATGGCGGCCATCGAACAGGCCCCGGTCATAGAAACGGTTTTGCAGGCACTGGAAGATGATGGCGACTGCCTGTTTGCGCGCATGTCAGGCTCGGGGGCGACCTGTTTTGGACTATTCGCAAGCGTCAAACATGCCGAATATGCAGCCCGCCGCCTCGCCTTTTCCCACCCCAACTGGTGGGTCAGCCACGGCGGCGTGCAATAG
- a CDS encoding amidohydrolase produces MSTQLTNAEIDHLVAFRQALHRRPDLSGYEKATAQTVIEELQRLSPDSIVTGLGPWTEPDGTALGGTGIAATFDSGQDGPTLLFRCELDGLPIQEQSDLAYRSELDTKAHLCGHDGHMATLLALAMRLSRQRPASGRVILLFQPAEETGKGASALLGDPVFSADVPKPDMAFALHNLPGLPLGTVALKSGAMCCASRGIRILLEGKTSHASMPQDGISPVEAMMTIAAGLNALTNGLDVGQALDDSYKLVTITHMSVGEPCFGVAPGTGQIWATLRTVSDDVMGSLVASAEQLATVAAREAGLTLQIEQDDIFAACTNAPETTNLVAKALEAEGITTEEQSEPMRWSEDFGQFGHYCPSTLFVLGSGESQPQLHNPDFDFPDSLTPIGARIFERILRDRLG; encoded by the coding sequence ATGAGCACACAGCTGACCAATGCCGAGATCGACCATCTGGTCGCTTTCCGGCAAGCGCTCCATCGTCGCCCGGATCTCTCGGGCTACGAGAAGGCAACAGCGCAAACGGTCATTGAAGAATTGCAGAGGCTGTCACCGGACAGCATCGTGACGGGGCTCGGCCCGTGGACAGAGCCGGACGGCACAGCGCTTGGCGGCACCGGCATCGCGGCGACCTTTGACTCGGGGCAAGATGGCCCCACCCTGCTTTTCCGATGTGAGCTCGATGGGCTGCCCATTCAGGAACAATCCGATCTTGCCTATCGCTCCGAGCTGGATACCAAGGCCCATCTGTGTGGCCATGATGGCCATATGGCCACTCTTCTGGCTCTGGCCATGCGGCTTTCCCGTCAGCGCCCGGCCTCGGGGCGGGTTATTCTCCTGTTCCAGCCAGCCGAGGAAACCGGCAAGGGCGCGTCTGCCTTGCTTGGCGACCCCGTATTTTCGGCAGATGTCCCCAAACCGGACATGGCCTTTGCCCTTCATAACCTGCCCGGCCTGCCGCTTGGCACGGTGGCGCTCAAATCGGGTGCCATGTGCTGTGCGTCTCGTGGCATCCGCATTCTGCTAGAGGGCAAGACCTCCCATGCGTCCATGCCGCAGGATGGCATCTCGCCGGTCGAAGCGATGATGACAATCGCCGCAGGCCTCAATGCCCTGACCAATGGTCTTGACGTCGGACAGGCCCTTGATGACAGCTATAAGCTTGTCACCATCACCCATATGAGCGTTGGCGAGCCCTGCTTCGGGGTTGCCCCCGGCACCGGGCAAATATGGGCCACGCTGCGCACCGTCAGTGACGATGTGATGGGCAGTCTGGTGGCGTCCGCCGAGCAGTTGGCAACTGTCGCGGCAAGAGAGGCTGGGCTTACCCTTCAGATTGAACAGGACGACATATTCGCAGCCTGCACCAATGCGCCCGAGACCACAAATCTGGTTGCCAAGGCGCTTGAGGCTGAAGGCATCACAACAGAAGAGCAGAGCGAGCCCATGCGCTGGTCTGAGGATTTCGGCCAGTTCGGCCATTATTGCCCCTCTACCCTGTTCGTGCTCGGGTCGGGAGAAAGCCAGCCACAATTGCATAACCCGGATTTCGACTTCCCAGACAGCCTGACGCCCATCGGGGCCCGCATCTTCGAGCGCATCCTCCGCGACCGGTTGGGCTGA